CAGGGAAAACAGGATGTATTCGAACAGGAGCGAAACTCCCTTATCATCAGCAAAGAACCGTTTCATTTCTTCACCTCGATAAGTTCCGGCTCAGCTACATAACGAGTTGTTCCATCATCGTAGGTGATATTCACAAGTATCATGTCAATATCATCCATTGTATAATTCCCGCTTGTGGAATTTATTGACACAAGTGTGACATCCACAACTTCTCCGTGCACTGCATAGAGCTTTTGCATTTGCACGCTGTAATTCTCAAACAATTGTTCAAAGGCGATAGGAATTGTTTCGTTAGTTGTGCTGTTCATGTAAAATGACATGTCCCTGATAATCCGGGTGTTGTCGCGTGTATGCAGGTTAAGTTCCCTGATGTTCTCTTTCGGGAATTCAAGGGCTGCATTGGATGAGTGATATCCTGCAAGGATCGCCTGATTTGCCAGAACGGCAAGTCCTATGAGTATAAGTGATATGACAAGACCTGAAAGTGCGATCCATTGTCCTTTTGTATCTTTTCTCAGACTTTCCATGTTGTCAACCTCACCTCAACTACTCTTAGTTCAGTATCTCCAAGATTCCAGCCGCCTCCCATTTCAGATACAGTCGCATTTGTAAGCGTTACAAAATGTCTGGTGACCACTGCGTTCTTTGAGGGTGGACCTTTGATGATAGCATTGTCAACTTTCAGTTCTCCGCTGTTTTCTACGTATGCCAGATCGACATTGTACAATATGTCCGGCAAAAGATACTGAAGTCCGGCATCCAGCTCATCCAGATTACCCGTCATATAACCGGGATAACTTGCTTCGGTCATATCCCAGCTTGCTATACATTCAGTCAGGTTATACTGGTCAGAATCAGCAGGGTTGATGTCCAGGACTGTGAGCGCGTCAGAACTGATCTGCTCAAGATGCACATCAATTGCAAGCTCGTTCTGGGGTGTGACTATCATGGTACTCTGCGTGATAGTAAGTATTGTAAGTGTCATCAGGACAGCTGCACCAAGTCCTTCCAGGGTATGTAATTGTGCTTTATCGTTCATTCCCAAACCTCCACAACAAGGTACGCAGGCTCGTAATGTGTGCTGTTCTCATCGTTGTAATTAGTAAAAGGAGGTCCCGGTGTGGGCAGTGTAACATTCCTGAATTCAAGGTCAAGTCTGTATTCAGTAGATGAGCTGAAAAGCTCTTTGTCAAAATTAAAGGAAAGGATGTCTCCTGAAGACAACGAACCGTTGAATGATTCTTTATCCCATCCATCCATTTTACATATAGTATAATTTGATGGCTGTGTCAACGTAGTCCCGCCAAGGCTTGCATTAAGGAACATTGCAGGTGTGCTGAGGTTCAGGCCACTGAGCTGAATAGTGATATTGTCCACAAAAGGACCGGTTATATTGATGGTGGCTTTATTGGCCAGTTCACTTGTAATTTCATCTCCTGTGAAGCTTGCAATGGTGCCTTTTTCCATCAGGACTATGCGTGTGATCTTTGTTGACTCCTGATATTCAGGAAGTACCTGTCCTCTTACGATGCTTGTATTGTTTAGCATCAGGATATTTCCATCCTGTATTAATGAAATATTGTAACCATAGGCAAAAAGAGTGTCATCGATATTTTTGTAGAGTCCCAGCATCTCAATGAGTCTGTCCTCATCAACATTCATCATTTGCAGTGTCTTGTTTCTTGAAATGATGTTCGGGGTGTTTGTGAGCTTTGAACTTGGGTCATCGTCAACTGCAAGTCCTATTCTCCTGATGTCCCCTACAGGATAATTTTCCCATTCAGTGCCACTGCTGCCCGTATTATTTGCCCACCATCCTGTGTCTTCAACAAGAACAGTAGCCGTGCGGTATGCAGTATAGTCCAGACTACTCTCACCCGCTGAGCCTGACATGAACATGCCCGGAATAAATTGTACTGTGAATGTCAGAGCAATGAGAAATAACGATATGCCTAGAAGGAAGTCAACCGCAATTTGACCTTTTTCATCCATCATTTAGACAATATATGAGATATATAATATAAAAACAATTTGTTAAAATAAAAGCTATACAGTTGAATATGTGCACATGCGCACATTGTCATGTATTTGACATGTTCTAGTTCAGGTTTACCACAAGATCATTTCTGCTTACGTGGAGGTAAGTTATACTTCCGGGCATTCCGTCATAGTATAGTGTAAGAGTTGATTCATCGTAATCCACCGGGTCAGAATGTCCCGGCTGCTGAAGGTTAAATACCACAGAACCGTCCATTGTTATCAGTTTCATATAATGCTGTGTCAGATTGTAGAGTGGCATAATATCTCCATTAGAGTAATCTACATTTGGTCCGAGGCTGATAGATGAATCATTGTCCCATGAAAAATCGCTGTTTTCATCATATTCCAGTGTGTAGGTTTTTGAAAGCAGGTCTACAGTGGATGATTGATCTGCATTTGCACCGTTCACTACAAAAATACTATTGTGCTCCCATGTTTCTACCTTGCCTACAGAAGTATCCTCATATTCAACATCGACCAATAGCTGGTTAGCACCACCCTTTTTTGCGACAACATACGTAAGGGTCTTTGTACCGGATGTAGCAGTTATCTGGTAATTGCTTGGATTCAGTCCCTGAGATGCCCTGGCTTCAAGGTCAAAAGAGAAATTGTAGATAGGTTCCGGGTTGTAAGGATTTACAGAGCCGACTTTAAAAGCAGTCTTAAGTGTGTCTTTTCCCATTGCAGGTATGACCTCCAGTTCGATCACAGCAGTCTTGTTTCCGTCATCAGTAGTGGCAGTGGCATAAGCAAGTGTATTCGCATACTCTGCCCATGCGTGATAGAAATCACTCTTGATGTAGATTATCACCTTGTCAGATGTAAGCGGATTCGTTCTTCTTGAGTCCGAATAAGGGTCAGGATATAGCACCACCGGCATATTGTTTGAACTAACAGTAATATCAACGTCCTGTTTCCCGCTGTGTAGCTCATTTCCTTCTATTCTCATTATCGGCAGCGTGAGCGTCTCACCATTGTAATGGAACTCAGGAGGTGAGATCATAACAGATCTTCCTGAAGGGTAAACTGACCATACTCCTCCGCCTTCATATCCTATTACTCTGTCATCATCTCTGTAAACTATACTTCCCATAGATGCGTTGAACTCGTTCATGCCGGGATTTGCAACGTAATTCTTCCATCCCTGCCACATGTATCTGTTCTGCTTGAAACTGTTATACCATGCAGCATCAATATCCACTGAGATTATGACTATCTGGCTTTCATTGTAGGATTCATTATTGCCATTTACTTCCAGTTTTCCTCCCATCATGGAAAGAGTTGTGGTCTGGCTTGGGGATTCTCCCAGGGCTACCTTACTTGTTCTGGAGTCAAGCACTGTGAATGCCTGCTCAGCTTTCTGGGCATTTGCCATGTCCTCCATATCATAGATAGTAGGAACCCCATACAGGAAGATCACACTTACAGAAGCGATAGTAAGTGCCAGTATCATTACCATTCCGACAACCGATGATACTGCTATTTCAGACCTGACAATATCTCTCATAATGTGTTTCTCCTGCCTCGTTTTCTTTGTATTATCATTCCACTGTCACACTCATGGGTGACACCATAATGAACACGTCTATGTTGGGGTTGTAGCTCTTTTCCACGTAAATGGTCCGGGTCGTGGTGTTTACAGATGTGGTGGTCATGTCCAGCGTTTCCTGGAAATATTTGTCCCATGCTTCATAGTATTCGCTGGACATCGTTATCTCTACTTTTGAGACATTTGTGTATGTTTCAATTGCAAGCTGCCCGCCATCCGATATTATGCGGATGAGCCCGGATCCCGATGTTCCTTTTGAACCTGTGATGGTTACCATAGGAATTATCAGGGAATTATTGTCATATGCAAAAACAGGCTTTGATATCATCAGCGCTTTTCCCTGTGGGTATTTTACCCATGAACCAGTATTTTCGTAAGCAACTGAAGTGTCTATGTACTGGTTCTCTATCATACGCAATTGTCTCTCGTATGATGTCTTTTCAAGAGAAGAGGAAGATTCATTCCAGTGTTCCATACTGACATTCATATAACTGTTGCCGGTCACGTAAACCGTTCCACCGTAGAGTTTCAGTTCCACTGACTGGGATGGAGCTTTTGCGAACACTATTTTGTTCATGTTGGGCGTAAGTACCGAAAAGCTCTGTTTTATGTTCTCCATATGCCCGTTCTCTTTCATGTGCTGGACCAATGGGTATCCTGCAAGTGCTATCACTGCAATTGCAAGGAGCATGACTCCAAGTGTGATGCTGAAATCAACAACTTCCGACACAGCATCTTCGGTCTGGAACAGGTTTTTCTTTTCTCTCATCTCTTAAATCCCGGTATTTCAGTAATTTTCAGTATTGAGTAGTTTTCAGTAGATCGTTATGATGTTTGTTTTAGGATCGTAGGTGATCACAAAGTTGCCTTTTATGCTTTCCACAGTGGTTGCAGACACCACGGTATTTTCTGCGAAATATGGTACTTTTACCTGTGTTCGCTCTTTTTTTTCCGAAATGAACACTATGTCTGCGGTAGAATTATCCAGCTCTACAGAATACGGTTTACCTGCAATTCTTGGTGGCATGTAAAACTCATATTGTATCTCTTCAACAGAAGCTCCGGAATCGGTCATGGCTCCAACCATGGTGTCAATGGTCGCTATCCGTACCGCGATATCATTTCCGTGTATCTCGAACTCATCATGCATGACCGTCTGTTCAGCATCGTTCATCAGGGAATAGAATGAATTCAGGACCATTACTATCATTAGAACGCTTATTGTAAATGTCAGTATGAATCCAACTGATATGGATACTGCATTCTCGTCATCAGCAAAGTTCCTGATCATGAGATGCTCCTCCCTGGCAGTGATACCGGCATCCTGCGGACAATTCTCATTTCACTGGAGGTCATTTCGATGCCAGGATTGGCAACCCAGTACCTTGCAAATACATAGGGGTCTCCTGATGTCTGGTCCCCTGCAAAGCGGCAATAACCAACTGCACTGCTTCCATTGCGGATATTGATGGAGTAATCTCCTCCGTCTGTCAGGCTATTAAAATTAAAGGTCGCAGGTGTGGCAAAATCAATTCTGTCTCCAGTGACATTAATATGGCTGGATGTTGTGTAAGTCCCAATCACAGAAGAGTGGTCTGAGACTGTGATATTTATGGTTCCGCTTGAGTTGTATATCTCAAGTGACCACAGAAGTCCGGAACTGTTCGTTACCGATATCATAAGGCTGTCAGAACTGTCTCCAAGGCTCGATACATCCGGGATCTCAACTACAAAATTATCGGTTGTATTGATGTTCTTTATGATGGTCCAGTCATCTCTTCCATCTGAAAGGCCGTTCTGGGTGAAGTATGCATCATTCAATGAGTTATTCTTAAACTTGAAAGTGAATCCGGACATTGCAAAGTTCTTTGCGGCAAGCTCAGAGTATGATCCCAGATACGTTTCAAATTTAGTATTGTTGAAACTTCCATTTGTTGTAGCATATCTGTATGCGTCTTCGTATGCTTCTGTTGTCATCTGGGCCGCATTTGCAATGTCATATCGTGATGTGTCAATGCTCGCTTCTGAGGCGACATTGCTGGCATATATCACATTGTTCAGCATGATCGTAAGGACTATTATGCCCACGCCTACGGCAAACCCTGCAACAAGGAGCAGTTGTGCATTGTCATCTGATATCATTTTTTTATTGCCGCTCAACGTGATCACATTCTCCATAATGTCATTTTCACATTGACTATATTGTAAAAAGCGGTGCTATTATCAATGTCAGGAATGCCGGTGTTTGCTGCAAACGATGATACGTTGCCAACTTCGTAATCTGAAAGGACAACCTTTTTTGATATAATTACTGCATTATCCGAAGGATCTCCGTTGTATATGTAAGGTCTTGCTATTGATACTCCATCCTCATTTATCCATGTGAAATGGATATTGTGTGCAATTCCTCTGGGAATTGTTACAAAGGCAAACATATCGGCAAGATTACTGTTCGTTAGGGTAGCATTAGTTGACATCCGTGATTCGTATGCCGTTCCGTTCCATACATATTCAGTTCCGTCCCAGTTCATTACATCTCTTTTCAGGGCAGAGTCATGTCCATTGGGTGCATAGGATAGGGCGTTGAGCATGTCCTGTCCAATTGTCTGCATCTGAGCTTCTATGTGTGCGTTGGCTGTTGATGATGTAAGTGGTGTGAGGGAAGTAGCCTCAACGGCAAAAACGATGACCCCTATCATTATGAGTGCTGCCATCACTGCTTCCAGCGTATGCATCTGGGCTTTTGCATCAGGTTTGAGAATCTGTTTTTTCCCTGTCATTTTACCACACCCTGAATGACATTATGGCAGTTTCTGTTCCGCCTGTGGCATCATTTTTAATGAGGACTATCCTCTTTGTCTGGCCTACATTGACACCCGGAGGAATAACTTTCCCGGCTACGTTCGTTAGAGCTGTGTTGTTTTCCAGTGTTACGTTGAAATCATATCTCAGATATGAACCTGTCAGACCAAGATGATCTACTGTAGGCTCGTAATTTGTATCAAGTTCTATGAAAAAAGTTTCAACTTTTGCTTTGTTCAGTAAGTTGGGTACAGTTTCGTCACCTTCACTCAGGATCTTTTCAACCAGTGCGGTGGATGTCCTGTCGGCTATTAATGTTATCTCATCAGAATTTGAGTGAAATGGCGCAAATATTCCGGAAGTGTAATTGAATATAAAGAGGACAGCGAAAAGGAATATGATTATCCCTATAAGGTAATCGATGGTTATCTGTCCGTTATTATCCATAAATGCGCCTCTGAGCACGTTATGCGCAATTGTTGAACAGTATATTAGTAATATAATATTAATATATTGCTATACTTGGATTATCTGACCCCAAACAATTAAAACTAAATGAAACATATCATAACCCCTGATGGATGAGATAAGGATAATCCACACAGGGGATACACATCTTGGATACCGGCAATATCATAGCGATGTGCGCCGGAAGGATTTTCTTAATGCTTTTTCTGCTGTGGTGGATGATGCTATTGATATGAGTGTGGGCGCCGTGATACATGCAGGCGACCTGTTCGATTCACGCAACCCCACACTGGATGATATTCTTGATGCTATGGGACTTTTCTCAAGGCTGAAAAATGCAGGCATCCCGCTACTTGCCATAGTCGGGAACCACGAGAGCAAGCAGAATACCCAATGGCTCGATCTTTACAGCAGCCTCGGGCTTGTAACAAGACTTGGAAATGAGGCTTACAGGCTTGCGGATTCGGCTATATACGGCATCGACAGTGTGGCAAAGACAAAGATCCCATTATTTGATTATTCCATATTCGATGACAAAGCAACTGATGCACGCTACAATCTGCTTGTGATGCATCAGCTCGTTAACCCATTCTCATTCGGTGACTGGGACATAAAAGAAGTGATTGACAAGATTCCTTTTGATATTCATGCGGTACTTCTTGGTGATAATCACAAGGCTGAGATCGTCAAGGTGGATGATACATGGGTAACCTACTGCGGAAGTACGGAAAGGAACAGCACATCCGAACGTGACCCCAGGTCTTATAATATAGTCACGATAAGGGACAGCGGTATTGAGATCAGCAAAAGGATCATCCAAACCCGTGATTTCCTGTTCATTCCAGTAAATGTGAATGAAGGCCCTAATGCCCTTGAAGATGTTTTTAACGCTATTATGGAACACGATATTCATGATAAGGTCGTGTTCGTTGAGCTTTCAGGTGATGTGAAAGCCCGGCTTGATTTCAGTGAAATAGAGAAGTTCCTATTATCAAGAGGCGCTCTTGTTCCCGGAATTAAGGACATGAGAGCAGGAGTTGACACTCTGAACGATCCTACTCTGAAAGTTGTCTTCTCAGACCCCGATGATGTTATCAAGGAAGAGATAAGGAAAATGAATCTCACATCCGGCGGCTTGCTCCTTGATGATATGATAAGGGATTCCCAGATAGCCAAGACCCGAATGGGAGATGAGGCGGAACTTAAACTTGGTGAGCTTCTGGAAAAGATAGATTTTACAAATCCTGTTCCGGTTTCAGCTCCGATTGATGAACTGGTTTCTGAACCTGTTTGCGAATCTGCTCGTGAATCTGAGAATGAACCCGTTTTTGAGCCGGTTTCTGAGTCGGTTTCTGATAACTCTGGTGAAAATGAGTTACAGTCTGCGGATGAAGATCCGGCCAGAGATCATGTTTCTTATTCTGAAGTTGAACAACACGATGAAGCTTCTTCTCAGACTATGGAAGAAGAAAAAATAACTTATGAAAGCGGTAACGAAAAACCGCTAACATCAGATGATGAGGATGTTGGTGTGCCAAAAGAAGTTGAAAAGAAGCCGTCTGTTGAGAAAAAGAAGGACGAGGATGCCCATAAACCACGACAGTACAACCTGGGTGATTACCTGTGATGCTTAAACGCCTGAAAGTTGAGAATATAAGGAGCTACAAGGAGCTTGACCTGTCTTTTAAGGATGGTGTCACTGTGGTATCAGGTGTGAACGGGAGCGGGAAATCCAGTCTTCTTGAGGCATGTTTTACTGGACTTTTCGGGAGCAAGACACTGGACAAGGAATTCGTTCTTTCTGATATCATTACAAAAGGCGCTTCTAAGGCATCAATTTTGCTTGAGTTCGAGCAGAACGGTCATAATTATTCAGTGGAGCAGTCTTTCAGGAACGACCCTGAAAAAGGACGTGCTTCCAATACGAAATCCGTCTTCAAGAGGGATGGTGAAATTATATTCGATCAGGCTTCCCGTACATATGAAGCAGTAAACTCTCTTCTTAATATGAATGAAGAGGCTTACAGGAACTGTGTTTACATCAGGCAGGGCGAGATCGATGTACTCATCAATTCCAAACCAAAAGACCGCCAGAAAATGATCGATGACCTGCTGCAACTTGGAAAACTGGAAGAATACAGGGAGAGAGCTTCAAGTGCGAGGGTCGGTGTGGGGAGACACCAGAGAGACAATGAACGGCGGATAAAGGAACAGAATTCCGAGATTCAGCTAATTGAGGATTCAGACCCAAGCGGAAGACTGGCATCTCTTAGAACAAGGTCTTTGCAGATCGATGAGGAAACTTCTTCCCTGAATGAGAAAAGAGACCAGGCACGCAGTCTTATTGACGAGGTTGCAAAGAAGTTGTCAGAATTAAGTGAGCTTTCCTCCAAAAAGGAAGCTGTACAACAGCAGATAAAGGAGCTAACGGAACGCAAGTCCCGGTCATTCGTTACAATTGATACGCTTTCAAAGGACATTCGCTCACGCAGGGAAGCTCTTGAAATGAAAAAAGCAAGGGTTTCTGAGATAGGGTCAAAGCTTGGTGTGGATCCAAAGGATGCAGACTCACTTGTAGCTAAAACAGATGACGAGGAGCGTTCTGTTCGAGACCGGCTGGCTGAAGTGAAAAGTAAGAACGCCGTTTCTGAGAAAGACCTTCTCAATATGGGTCAATCGGTAAAGGATGCTGAAAAACAGTTAAAGGCTCTTGAGGACGGGATGAAGGAGACCGGGTCTCGAATCGAATCTGTTCATACTGAAACCAAAGCTCATAAACTAAAGATCGCTGAGCTTGAGAGCACTCGCAAGGAGATCGTTTCTAAAGTTTCTTCCCTGGGATTCAGCCTTGAGAAACTTGAGAATATCGATGATGTGCTGGATCTTGTAAACGACCAGCAGAAACGTTTCCATGGTCAGCAGTCCGAACTGAAGGTAAAGATATCAGAACTGAAATCCCGACTCGAAAAATCAAAAAAGCTGTTGGAAGCAGGAAAATGTCCTACATGTGGTCAGGAGCTGAAAGGTTCCTGTGTGGAACAGTCCACGGTTTCAGATGATGATGCGCTGGTAAAGCTTGAAACTGAGCTTTCGCAGTTGCAGGTCAAGCAGACTGAAACCGAAGCACGGGTTGAGAAGATAAAGTCTGCAAGAAGCTGTAAATCAGATATTGATGCTGTTCTTCGTGATATAGGAGCTGAGAAGGAAGCTATTGAGCGTGACGGGAAAAGAGTTGAGGAGTACCAGCTTCGCATCAGGGATGATGAGGGCAGGATAAAGGAGCTGCTGGCTGGTAAAGAGTCTCTGGAGAAAACTCTTGAAGGAACCAGATCTACAATTCAGCAGATAAAACAGGATGAAGAGACAATCCAGAAAGAGCATGCATCTGTTCTTGGAAACCTTGGTTTGCTAAGGGAAATGCAGAAATCTCTGGGTGAATCGGAGAAGATAGACTCTGAGATCGTGCAGATGAATGATAAAATAAAAGGCATTCAGGAAATGATCTCTTTATTTGAAGCTCAGGTGGGTGAAAAGAAAGAATCTCTTGCTGAAATTGATAAGAGTATTGGCGAGTTCAACAGGAAGGAACTGGAAATCCTTAGTAAGAAGTACACTACTGCTTTTGAGAACATCAATTCCATGATCGATAAGCTGAAGCTAGAAAAGGATGAGGTCATGAAGAAAGCCGGTATGGCTGAAAATGATCGCAAGAGACTTTCAGATATGAAGAAGAGTCTGGCGGTGCTTCAGAATAAAGGTGATTATCTGCGGGCTGTTTATTCGGATGCTGAAAACCTTGAGAGTATGTATATGCGTATCCGGGCCCATTTACGTTCCAGTAACATCCAGACGCTTGATACGCTTATCAATGAGATATTCACGTTCATGTATACCAATAATGCGTATTCTCATGTGACGCTGGATGCTGATTACAATCTGACTGTTTTTGAGAAGGACGGAACTGCGCTTGAACCAAAACTTCTCAGCGGTGGCGAGAGGGCACTCTTTAACCTGGTGCTTCGTTGTGCTATCTATCGCCTGCTGTCCCTCGGAAGTTCTACACATGCAGGGGAAGGTCTTCCTCCGCTTATTATGGATGAACCGACGGTTTTCCTTGACCGTGGACATGTTCACCAGCTCATCAAACTTGTTGACATGATGAGGGATATAGGGGTTGCTCAGATACTCATTGTATCCCACGACGAGTCGCTGATAGATTCTGCAGACCACGTATTTGCAGTTGAAAAAGATCCTATTACGAACAATTCTGCCATATTTGCCCGGTAAACTGCCAGTAAAACAGTTCATTTAAACGCAAAACGCAGGTCAAATTAAATAATTATTTATTGCTTGAATAAAATACAAGAGACAACCATAAGGTATATTATACTTTTATTCATATATTAACGTGGTATTTTCGCGTAACAGCGATGAGGGACTGAATGGATTTGCGAGGCTTTTCATGAACACTGAAAACAGGGACTTTGTCATTGAACGCCTTGAGCGGCAGCTCAAGGAAAAAGAAGCAGAATTAGACGATATTAAAACCAATCTCCGGGAGTCTATACTCCGTGAGATCAGAAGTGATCTTAAGAACGACCTTGATTTTAACAATCGTATCAGTCAGCTTGAAAGCAAGTTCCAGTCATTAAGCAGCAATCTTAACGGGATAATGGATGAGCTCCTTGACCAGAAATCAATGATCAGGTCACTGAAAGAGCTTTCAGCTTCAAAAGAAAGGAAAGTTGAGTCAAAACTCACATCTGATCTAACATCCAATCTGGCACCCAGGGTCGAAAAGCCCGTTTCAGAGGCAGCTCCTGCTGAATACTCAAGTCCCAGAGTTTACAGGCCGGAACCTAAACCTGTTTCAGCTTCAGCCAGTGTTTCTCAACCCAAGAGTGTATCACCTTCATCAATGGTTCCTCCGTCAAATCCTTCAGTCCCTAAAGAACCCGCATCGTATACAAGCCAGTCAAATCCAAAAGTTTCTATCAGGTCTGCAGAACCAGAGTCCGTTTCCAGGCAAACTTCTTCTCAGCAATCATCAAATATGCGTTTTAATGTGAGGGAAGTCCCTTCCGTAAAACAGCCTGAGATGCCTGTGCCTGAGCCAAGGTCAGAATATATCATTGCAGAAACCGATGATGAGCGCAAGATGAGACTCAACAGGACATCACGTCAGGAAAGAGATTCCTGCAATTATATCGTTGCTGAAGAGGATAAGCCAGCTTCATGCAATGATAATACTAAAAATAACAATGATGATCCTGATTACGACTCCATTGAGGCTCGTGAGGATGAAGATGCGGTAATAATGACCACCACACGAAGAAAATGACCTTTCATAAAAACAGAGGAATCACGTGCATATAAAGGAACTTGAGTTTATAAACTTCAAATCCTTCGGGAAAAAGGTAAAGATACCTTTTTTTGATGGTTTCACCACGATATCCGGTCCAAACGGTAGTGGTAAGTCTAACATAATAGACGGTATTCTCTTTGTGCTGGGTCTTTCAAGTTCCAGGACCCTGAGGGCTGAAAAACTTACTGATCTTATTTACAATGGCGAAAGCTCCAAAAAACCTGATTTTGCCCAGGTCACAATTCGTTTCGATAACACCGACCGTGAAATGCCATACGATGCGGATGAGATATCCATCACAAGAAAGATCAGGGAAACGGATTCCGGTTATTACAGTTATTTCTATTTTAACGGCAAGGCTGTAAGCCTCACCGAAGTTCATAATTATCTCGCAAAGGCCCGTGTAACTCCCGAAGGTTACAATGTTGTGATGCAGGGAGACGTTACCCGTATCATCAACATGACTGCAGGCGAGAGACGTAAGATCATAGATGAGATCGCCGGTGTTGCTGAATTTGACAGCAAGAGGGACAGGGCGCTCAGCGAACTTGAGATTGTGCGTGAGAGAGTTGAAAGGGTCGATATCATTATCGAAGAGGTTGGTCAGCAGCTTGAAAAGCTAAAGACCGAGCGTGATCAGGCTCTTAAATACCAGTCTCTGAAAGAAGAGAAAATGAAGTTTGAAGGCTTTGTTCTGCT
The sequence above is a segment of the uncultured Methanolobus sp. genome. Coding sequences within it:
- a CDS encoding exonuclease SbcCD subunit D; this translates as MDEIRIIHTGDTHLGYRQYHSDVRRKDFLNAFSAVVDDAIDMSVGAVIHAGDLFDSRNPTLDDILDAMGLFSRLKNAGIPLLAIVGNHESKQNTQWLDLYSSLGLVTRLGNEAYRLADSAIYGIDSVAKTKIPLFDYSIFDDKATDARYNLLVMHQLVNPFSFGDWDIKEVIDKIPFDIHAVLLGDNHKAEIVKVDDTWVTYCGSTERNSTSERDPRSYNIVTIRDSGIEISKRIIQTRDFLFIPVNVNEGPNALEDVFNAIMEHDIHDKVVFVELSGDVKARLDFSEIEKFLLSRGALVPGIKDMRAGVDTLNDPTLKVVFSDPDDVIKEEIRKMNLTSGGLLLDDMIRDSQIAKTRMGDEAELKLGELLEKIDFTNPVPVSAPIDELVSEPVCESARESENEPVFEPVSESVSDNSGENELQSADEDPARDHVSYSEVEQHDEASSQTMEEEKITYESGNEKPLTSDDEDVGVPKEVEKKPSVEKKKDEDAHKPRQYNLGDYL
- a CDS encoding AAA family ATPase — protein: MLKRLKVENIRSYKELDLSFKDGVTVVSGVNGSGKSSLLEACFTGLFGSKTLDKEFVLSDIITKGASKASILLEFEQNGHNYSVEQSFRNDPEKGRASNTKSVFKRDGEIIFDQASRTYEAVNSLLNMNEEAYRNCVYIRQGEIDVLINSKPKDRQKMIDDLLQLGKLEEYRERASSARVGVGRHQRDNERRIKEQNSEIQLIEDSDPSGRLASLRTRSLQIDEETSSLNEKRDQARSLIDEVAKKLSELSELSSKKEAVQQQIKELTERKSRSFVTIDTLSKDIRSRREALEMKKARVSEIGSKLGVDPKDADSLVAKTDDEERSVRDRLAEVKSKNAVSEKDLLNMGQSVKDAEKQLKALEDGMKETGSRIESVHTETKAHKLKIAELESTRKEIVSKVSSLGFSLEKLENIDDVLDLVNDQQKRFHGQQSELKVKISELKSRLEKSKKLLEAGKCPTCGQELKGSCVEQSTVSDDDALVKLETELSQLQVKQTETEARVEKIKSARSCKSDIDAVLRDIGAEKEAIERDGKRVEEYQLRIRDDEGRIKELLAGKESLEKTLEGTRSTIQQIKQDEETIQKEHASVLGNLGLLREMQKSLGESEKIDSEIVQMNDKIKGIQEMISLFEAQVGEKKESLAEIDKSIGEFNRKELEILSKKYTTAFENINSMIDKLKLEKDEVMKKAGMAENDRKRLSDMKKSLAVLQNKGDYLRAVYSDAENLESMYMRIRAHLRSSNIQTLDTLINEIFTFMYTNNAYSHVTLDADYNLTVFEKDGTALEPKLLSGGERALFNLVLRCAIYRLLSLGSSTHAGEGLPPLIMDEPTVFLDRGHVHQLIKLVDMMRDIGVAQILIVSHDESLIDSADHVFAVEKDPITNNSAIFAR